The proteins below are encoded in one region of Cololabis saira isolate AMF1-May2022 chromosome 11, fColSai1.1, whole genome shotgun sequence:
- the abl1 gene encoding tyrosine-protein kinase ABL1 isoform X3 — protein sequence MKMLEICLKLVGCKSKKGLSSSSSCYLEEALQRPEFEGQGLTEAARWNSKENLLAGPSENDPNLFVALYDFVASGDNTLSITKGEKLRVLGYNHNGEWCEAQSKNGQGWVPSNYITPVNSLEKHSWYHGPVSRNAAEYLLSSGINGSFLVRESESSPGQRSISLRYEGRVYHYRINTASDGKLYVSSESRFNTLAELVHHHSTVSDGLITTLHYPAPKRNKPTIYGVSPNYDKWEMERTDITMKHKLGGGQYGEVYEGVWKKYNLTVAVKTLKEDTMEVEEFLKEAAVMKEIKHPNLVQLLGVCTREPPFYIITEFMTHGNLLDYLRECNREEVNAVVLLYMATQISSAMEYLEKKNFIHRDLAARNCLVGENHLVKVADFGLSRLMTGDTYTAHAGAKFPIKWTAPESLAYNKFSIKSDVWAFGVLLWEIATYGMSPYPGIDLSQVYELLERDYRMDRPEGCPEKVYELMTACWRWNPAERPSFAETHQAFETMFQESSISDEVEKELGKKGKKGTLPSIQQAPELPTKTRTLRKHMENRDGDSPDPVDPEVAVSSPMLPRKERLDNNLNEDDRLIPKDKDKSRGSGFLSLIKKKKKNAPAPPQRSSSFRDPDRRVVTPDPRDSDTFNNGASLSCNDTTHGPESSKFLGMNNNGAAGISCGAPNYPGPLFPRKKGAPAVPGPGGKAATTPPSEEESFSDSKRFLWSSMSNGRDGTEWKSVTLPRDMGQRHFDSSTLGGKPALPRKKTNEQKGENTFRMGTLTPPPRLNTSPDISSAFLGKDTDPTFSSSPQVLTTKVAKGAGVLGQENFRTNALHAELLKFPALGAAGEECRARRNKHTVDPLPARDRVKLQKPKPAPPPPPTNTRGSKISRSPTQELPSPSSSPSSSPSDIKSKYLPSIPDPHHTGPLSDRSPISESSKKLPLGSTSKPQPLKTSSTLVNTSPTTLSLGGLSSSLSSPGDQSSTAFTPLVNTRRSLRKTAPRQASERTPNSAVTREMVLEGTERLRAAISRNSEQTGSHSAVLEAGKNLSKYCMSYVDSIQQMRNKFAFREAINKLDKNLCDLQICPAATGGSNMQQDFSKLLSSVKEISDIVQR from the exons ATGAAAATGTTGGAGATATGCCTGAAATTGGTGGGGTGTAAATCTAAGAAAGGCCTCTCGTCATCTTCCAGCTGCTATTTGGAAG AAGCTCTCCAGAGACCAGAGTTTGAGGGTCAGGGTCTGACTGAAGCAGCTCGCTGGAACTCCAAAGAGAACCTGTTGGCAGGACCCAGCGAGAATGACCCCAATCTGTTTGTTGCACTATATGATTTTGTCGCCAGCGGTGACAACACACTAAGCATTACAAAAG GAGAGAAGCTGCGTGTGCTGGGTTACAATCACAACGGTGAATGGTGCGAGGCACAGAGCAAGAATGGCCAAGGTTGGGTGCCGTCCAACTACATCACCCCGGTCAATAGCCTGGAGAAGCACAGCTGGTACCATGGGCCTGTTTCACGCAACGCGGCAGAGTACCTGCTCAGCTCGGGCATCAACGGGAGCTTTCTGGTCCGAGAGAGCGAGAGCAGCCCCGGACAGAGATCCATCTCTTTGCGCTATGAAGGCAGAGTCTACCATTACAGGATTAACACTGCATCTGACGGCAAG CTGTACGTCTCATCAGAGAGCCGTTTCAACACACTGGCAGAGCTGGTCCACCACCACTCCACTGTGTCGGATGGCCTCATCACCACGCTGCACTACCCTGCGCCGAAGCGCAACAAGCCCACCATCTATGGAGTTTCCCCCAACTATGACAAGTGGGAGATGGAGCGCACTGACATTACCATGAAACACAAGCTGGGAGGGGGCCAGTATGGGGAGGTGTATGAAGGTGTCTGGAAGAAGTACAATCTCACCGTGGCTGTCAAGACACTAAAG GAGGACACAatggaggtggaggagtttcTAAAGGAAGCTGCCGTTATGAAAGAGATCAAACACCCCAACCTGGTGCAACTGTTGG GTGTGTGCACACGAGAGCCACCGTTCTACATCATCACAGAGTTCATGACCCACGGTAACCTGCTGGACTACCTGAGGGAGTGCAACAGAGAGGAGGTCAACGCTGTGGTGCTGCTGTACATGGCCACACAGATCTCCTCTGCCATGGAGtaccttgagaaaaaaaatttcatACACAG GGACTTGGCAGCCCGGAACTGTTTGGTTGGGGAGAACCACCTGGTAAAGGTTGCAGACTTTGGCCTGAGTAGACTGATGACCGGAGACACGTACACGGCTCATGCTGGGGCCAAGTTCCCCATCAAGTGGACGGCCCCAGAGAGTCTGGCCTACAACAAGTTCTCTATAAAGTCTGACGTCTGGG CCTTTGGTGTGCTGCTGTGGGAGATTGCAACCTATGGGATGTCTCCTTACCCTGGCATTGACCTGTCCCAGGTGTATGAGCTACTGGAAAGAGACTACCGTATGGACCGACCAGAGGGCTGTCCGGAGAAAGTCTACGAGCTCATGACAGCct GTTGGAGGTGGAACCCCGCAGAACGCCCGTCTTTTGCTGAAACACACCAAGCGTTCGAGACCATGTTCCAGGAATCCAGCATCTCTGATG AGGTGGAGAAGGAGTTGGGGAAGAAGGGGAAGAAAGGAACattaccatccatccaacaaGCTCCAGAGCTGCCCACAAAGACCAGAACTCTCCGGAAACACATGGAAAACCGGGATGGGGACAGTCCAG ACCCAGTGGACCCagaagtggctgtgtcatcaccAATGCTTCCAAGGAAAGAGCGCCTGGATAACAACCTAAATGAGGACGACCGCTTGATACCCAAAGACAAGGACAAGTCACGGGGAAGTGGATTTCTCAGCCTcatcaagaaaaagaaaaagaacgcCCCGGCTCCTCCCCAACGCAGCTCCTCTTTCAGAGACCCAGACAGAAGAGTTGTAACTCCAGATCCTCGAGACAGTGACACTTTTAATAACGGTGCGTCTTTGTCCTGTAATGATACCACGCATGGCCCTGAATCCTCAAAGTTCTTGGGGATGAACAACAACGGGGCAGCAGGTATTAGCTGTGGGGCTCCAAACTACCCAGGACCTTTGTTCCCTCGAAAGAAAGGAGCTCCAGCAGTGCCGGGTCCAGGAGGCAAGGCAGCTACAACACCACCTAGTGAGGAAGAATCCTTTTCCGATTCAAAGcgtttcctctggtcctctATGTCCAATGGCAGAGATGGCACTGAGTGGAAATCTGTCACGCTGCCGAGAGATATGGGCCAACGGCATTTTGATTCAAGCACCTTAGGGGGCAAGCCTGCTTTGCCACGAAAGAAGACCAATGAGCAGAAAGGGGAGAATACCTTTCGAATGGGAACCCTGACCCCCCCGCCACGTCTAAACACATCCCCAGATATTTCCTCTGCCTTCCTGGGTAAAGATACAGACCCCACGTTTAGCTCGAGTCCACAAGTGCTGACCACTAAGGTGGCCAAAGGAGCAGGTGTGCTAGGGCAGGAAAACTTCAGGACCAATGCTCTACATGCTGAGCTTCTTAAGTTCCCTGCTTTGGGGGCAGCTGGAGAAGAGTGCAGGGCCCGCAGAAACAAGCACACTGTAGACCCCTTACCCGCCAGGGACAGAGTAAAGTTACAGAAACCCAAGCCAGCCCCGCCTCCGCCCCCCACCAATACCAGAGGCAGCAAGATCTCCCGTAGCCCCACTCAAGAACTCCCGTCCCCTTCGTCTTCTCCCTCCTCTTCCCCCTCAGACATTAAATCCAAGTACCTTCCTTCCATCCCAGACCCACACCACACAGGCCCTCTCAGTGACCGTTCACCCATCAGCGAGAGCTCCAAAAAGCTGCCCCTAGGTTCCACCTCTAAACCTCAACCGTTAAAAACCTCTTCAACTTTGGTGAACACCTCCCCCACCACCCTGAGCCTCGGAGGCTTGTCTTCCTCTCTCAGCTCCCCCGGCGATCAAAGCTCCACTGCGTTCACCCCTCTAGTGAACACCCGACGATCTCTTCGCAAGACTGCACCCCGACAGGCCTCCGAGCGCACCCCAAACTCAGCCGTGACCCGCGAGATGGTGCTGGAGGGAACCGAGCGGCTCCGGGCGGCCATCTCCCGCAATTCGGAGCAGACGGGTAGCCACAGCGCCGTGCTGGAGGCCGGCAAGAATCTGTCAAAGTACTGCATGAGCTATGTTGACTCCATCCAGCAAATGAGGAACAAGTTTGCCTTTCGAGAGGCCATCAACAAGCTAGACAAGAACTTGTGTGACCTGCAAATCTGCCCTGCTGCCACAGGGGGCTCCAACATGCAGCAGGACTTCAGCAAGCTGCTGTCCTCTGTCAAAGAGATCAGCGACATTGTTCAGAGGTAG
- the abl1 gene encoding tyrosine-protein kinase ABL1 isoform X1, translating into MGQQPGKFPGDQRRPSLPAFIKGGKRESSRHVSQPCNVFDKHDPSGSLRIHPTLAMTCCTSSPQEEEALQRPEFEGQGLTEAARWNSKENLLAGPSENDPNLFVALYDFVASGDNTLSITKGEKLRVLGYNHNGEWCEAQSKNGQGWVPSNYITPVNSLEKHSWYHGPVSRNAAEYLLSSGINGSFLVRESESSPGQRSISLRYEGRVYHYRINTASDGKLYVSSESRFNTLAELVHHHSTVSDGLITTLHYPAPKRNKPTIYGVSPNYDKWEMERTDITMKHKLGGGQYGEVYEGVWKKYNLTVAVKTLKEDTMEVEEFLKEAAVMKEIKHPNLVQLLGVCTREPPFYIITEFMTHGNLLDYLRECNREEVNAVVLLYMATQISSAMEYLEKKNFIHRDLAARNCLVGENHLVKVADFGLSRLMTGDTYTAHAGAKFPIKWTAPESLAYNKFSIKSDVWAFGVLLWEIATYGMSPYPGIDLSQVYELLERDYRMDRPEGCPEKVYELMTACWRWNPAERPSFAETHQAFETMFQESSISDEVEKELGKKGKKGTLPSIQQAPELPTKTRTLRKHMENRDGDSPDPVDPEVAVSSPMLPRKERLDNNLNEDDRLIPKDKDKSRGSGFLSLIKKKKKNAPAPPQRSSSFRDPDRRVVTPDPRDSDTFNNGASLSCNDTTHGPESSKFLGMNNNGAAGISCGAPNYPGPLFPRKKGAPAVPGPGGKAATTPPSEEESFSDSKRFLWSSMSNGRDGTEWKSVTLPRDMGQRHFDSSTLGGKPALPRKKTNEQKGENTFRMGTLTPPPRLNTSPDISSAFLGKDTDPTFSSSPQVLTTKVAKGAGVLGQENFRTNALHAELLKFPALGAAGEECRARRNKHTVDPLPARDRVKLQKPKPAPPPPPTNTRGSKISRSPTQELPSPSSSPSSSPSDIKSKYLPSIPDPHHTGPLSDRSPISESSKKLPLGSTSKPQPLKTSSTLVNTSPTTLSLGGLSSSLSSPGDQSSTAFTPLVNTRRSLRKTAPRQASERTPNSAVTREMVLEGTERLRAAISRNSEQTGSHSAVLEAGKNLSKYCMSYVDSIQQMRNKFAFREAINKLDKNLCDLQICPAATGGSNMQQDFSKLLSSVKEISDIVQR; encoded by the exons AAGCTCTCCAGAGACCAGAGTTTGAGGGTCAGGGTCTGACTGAAGCAGCTCGCTGGAACTCCAAAGAGAACCTGTTGGCAGGACCCAGCGAGAATGACCCCAATCTGTTTGTTGCACTATATGATTTTGTCGCCAGCGGTGACAACACACTAAGCATTACAAAAG GAGAGAAGCTGCGTGTGCTGGGTTACAATCACAACGGTGAATGGTGCGAGGCACAGAGCAAGAATGGCCAAGGTTGGGTGCCGTCCAACTACATCACCCCGGTCAATAGCCTGGAGAAGCACAGCTGGTACCATGGGCCTGTTTCACGCAACGCGGCAGAGTACCTGCTCAGCTCGGGCATCAACGGGAGCTTTCTGGTCCGAGAGAGCGAGAGCAGCCCCGGACAGAGATCCATCTCTTTGCGCTATGAAGGCAGAGTCTACCATTACAGGATTAACACTGCATCTGACGGCAAG CTGTACGTCTCATCAGAGAGCCGTTTCAACACACTGGCAGAGCTGGTCCACCACCACTCCACTGTGTCGGATGGCCTCATCACCACGCTGCACTACCCTGCGCCGAAGCGCAACAAGCCCACCATCTATGGAGTTTCCCCCAACTATGACAAGTGGGAGATGGAGCGCACTGACATTACCATGAAACACAAGCTGGGAGGGGGCCAGTATGGGGAGGTGTATGAAGGTGTCTGGAAGAAGTACAATCTCACCGTGGCTGTCAAGACACTAAAG GAGGACACAatggaggtggaggagtttcTAAAGGAAGCTGCCGTTATGAAAGAGATCAAACACCCCAACCTGGTGCAACTGTTGG GTGTGTGCACACGAGAGCCACCGTTCTACATCATCACAGAGTTCATGACCCACGGTAACCTGCTGGACTACCTGAGGGAGTGCAACAGAGAGGAGGTCAACGCTGTGGTGCTGCTGTACATGGCCACACAGATCTCCTCTGCCATGGAGtaccttgagaaaaaaaatttcatACACAG GGACTTGGCAGCCCGGAACTGTTTGGTTGGGGAGAACCACCTGGTAAAGGTTGCAGACTTTGGCCTGAGTAGACTGATGACCGGAGACACGTACACGGCTCATGCTGGGGCCAAGTTCCCCATCAAGTGGACGGCCCCAGAGAGTCTGGCCTACAACAAGTTCTCTATAAAGTCTGACGTCTGGG CCTTTGGTGTGCTGCTGTGGGAGATTGCAACCTATGGGATGTCTCCTTACCCTGGCATTGACCTGTCCCAGGTGTATGAGCTACTGGAAAGAGACTACCGTATGGACCGACCAGAGGGCTGTCCGGAGAAAGTCTACGAGCTCATGACAGCct GTTGGAGGTGGAACCCCGCAGAACGCCCGTCTTTTGCTGAAACACACCAAGCGTTCGAGACCATGTTCCAGGAATCCAGCATCTCTGATG AGGTGGAGAAGGAGTTGGGGAAGAAGGGGAAGAAAGGAACattaccatccatccaacaaGCTCCAGAGCTGCCCACAAAGACCAGAACTCTCCGGAAACACATGGAAAACCGGGATGGGGACAGTCCAG ACCCAGTGGACCCagaagtggctgtgtcatcaccAATGCTTCCAAGGAAAGAGCGCCTGGATAACAACCTAAATGAGGACGACCGCTTGATACCCAAAGACAAGGACAAGTCACGGGGAAGTGGATTTCTCAGCCTcatcaagaaaaagaaaaagaacgcCCCGGCTCCTCCCCAACGCAGCTCCTCTTTCAGAGACCCAGACAGAAGAGTTGTAACTCCAGATCCTCGAGACAGTGACACTTTTAATAACGGTGCGTCTTTGTCCTGTAATGATACCACGCATGGCCCTGAATCCTCAAAGTTCTTGGGGATGAACAACAACGGGGCAGCAGGTATTAGCTGTGGGGCTCCAAACTACCCAGGACCTTTGTTCCCTCGAAAGAAAGGAGCTCCAGCAGTGCCGGGTCCAGGAGGCAAGGCAGCTACAACACCACCTAGTGAGGAAGAATCCTTTTCCGATTCAAAGcgtttcctctggtcctctATGTCCAATGGCAGAGATGGCACTGAGTGGAAATCTGTCACGCTGCCGAGAGATATGGGCCAACGGCATTTTGATTCAAGCACCTTAGGGGGCAAGCCTGCTTTGCCACGAAAGAAGACCAATGAGCAGAAAGGGGAGAATACCTTTCGAATGGGAACCCTGACCCCCCCGCCACGTCTAAACACATCCCCAGATATTTCCTCTGCCTTCCTGGGTAAAGATACAGACCCCACGTTTAGCTCGAGTCCACAAGTGCTGACCACTAAGGTGGCCAAAGGAGCAGGTGTGCTAGGGCAGGAAAACTTCAGGACCAATGCTCTACATGCTGAGCTTCTTAAGTTCCCTGCTTTGGGGGCAGCTGGAGAAGAGTGCAGGGCCCGCAGAAACAAGCACACTGTAGACCCCTTACCCGCCAGGGACAGAGTAAAGTTACAGAAACCCAAGCCAGCCCCGCCTCCGCCCCCCACCAATACCAGAGGCAGCAAGATCTCCCGTAGCCCCACTCAAGAACTCCCGTCCCCTTCGTCTTCTCCCTCCTCTTCCCCCTCAGACATTAAATCCAAGTACCTTCCTTCCATCCCAGACCCACACCACACAGGCCCTCTCAGTGACCGTTCACCCATCAGCGAGAGCTCCAAAAAGCTGCCCCTAGGTTCCACCTCTAAACCTCAACCGTTAAAAACCTCTTCAACTTTGGTGAACACCTCCCCCACCACCCTGAGCCTCGGAGGCTTGTCTTCCTCTCTCAGCTCCCCCGGCGATCAAAGCTCCACTGCGTTCACCCCTCTAGTGAACACCCGACGATCTCTTCGCAAGACTGCACCCCGACAGGCCTCCGAGCGCACCCCAAACTCAGCCGTGACCCGCGAGATGGTGCTGGAGGGAACCGAGCGGCTCCGGGCGGCCATCTCCCGCAATTCGGAGCAGACGGGTAGCCACAGCGCCGTGCTGGAGGCCGGCAAGAATCTGTCAAAGTACTGCATGAGCTATGTTGACTCCATCCAGCAAATGAGGAACAAGTTTGCCTTTCGAGAGGCCATCAACAAGCTAGACAAGAACTTGTGTGACCTGCAAATCTGCCCTGCTGCCACAGGGGGCTCCAACATGCAGCAGGACTTCAGCAAGCTGCTGTCCTCTGTCAAAGAGATCAGCGACATTGTTCAGAGGTAG
- the abl1 gene encoding tyrosine-protein kinase ABL1 isoform X2, which yields MGQQPGKFPGDQRRPSLPAFIKGGKRESSRHVSQPCNVFDKHEALQRPEFEGQGLTEAARWNSKENLLAGPSENDPNLFVALYDFVASGDNTLSITKGEKLRVLGYNHNGEWCEAQSKNGQGWVPSNYITPVNSLEKHSWYHGPVSRNAAEYLLSSGINGSFLVRESESSPGQRSISLRYEGRVYHYRINTASDGKLYVSSESRFNTLAELVHHHSTVSDGLITTLHYPAPKRNKPTIYGVSPNYDKWEMERTDITMKHKLGGGQYGEVYEGVWKKYNLTVAVKTLKEDTMEVEEFLKEAAVMKEIKHPNLVQLLGVCTREPPFYIITEFMTHGNLLDYLRECNREEVNAVVLLYMATQISSAMEYLEKKNFIHRDLAARNCLVGENHLVKVADFGLSRLMTGDTYTAHAGAKFPIKWTAPESLAYNKFSIKSDVWAFGVLLWEIATYGMSPYPGIDLSQVYELLERDYRMDRPEGCPEKVYELMTACWRWNPAERPSFAETHQAFETMFQESSISDEVEKELGKKGKKGTLPSIQQAPELPTKTRTLRKHMENRDGDSPDPVDPEVAVSSPMLPRKERLDNNLNEDDRLIPKDKDKSRGSGFLSLIKKKKKNAPAPPQRSSSFRDPDRRVVTPDPRDSDTFNNGASLSCNDTTHGPESSKFLGMNNNGAAGISCGAPNYPGPLFPRKKGAPAVPGPGGKAATTPPSEEESFSDSKRFLWSSMSNGRDGTEWKSVTLPRDMGQRHFDSSTLGGKPALPRKKTNEQKGENTFRMGTLTPPPRLNTSPDISSAFLGKDTDPTFSSSPQVLTTKVAKGAGVLGQENFRTNALHAELLKFPALGAAGEECRARRNKHTVDPLPARDRVKLQKPKPAPPPPPTNTRGSKISRSPTQELPSPSSSPSSSPSDIKSKYLPSIPDPHHTGPLSDRSPISESSKKLPLGSTSKPQPLKTSSTLVNTSPTTLSLGGLSSSLSSPGDQSSTAFTPLVNTRRSLRKTAPRQASERTPNSAVTREMVLEGTERLRAAISRNSEQTGSHSAVLEAGKNLSKYCMSYVDSIQQMRNKFAFREAINKLDKNLCDLQICPAATGGSNMQQDFSKLLSSVKEISDIVQR from the exons AAGCTCTCCAGAGACCAGAGTTTGAGGGTCAGGGTCTGACTGAAGCAGCTCGCTGGAACTCCAAAGAGAACCTGTTGGCAGGACCCAGCGAGAATGACCCCAATCTGTTTGTTGCACTATATGATTTTGTCGCCAGCGGTGACAACACACTAAGCATTACAAAAG GAGAGAAGCTGCGTGTGCTGGGTTACAATCACAACGGTGAATGGTGCGAGGCACAGAGCAAGAATGGCCAAGGTTGGGTGCCGTCCAACTACATCACCCCGGTCAATAGCCTGGAGAAGCACAGCTGGTACCATGGGCCTGTTTCACGCAACGCGGCAGAGTACCTGCTCAGCTCGGGCATCAACGGGAGCTTTCTGGTCCGAGAGAGCGAGAGCAGCCCCGGACAGAGATCCATCTCTTTGCGCTATGAAGGCAGAGTCTACCATTACAGGATTAACACTGCATCTGACGGCAAG CTGTACGTCTCATCAGAGAGCCGTTTCAACACACTGGCAGAGCTGGTCCACCACCACTCCACTGTGTCGGATGGCCTCATCACCACGCTGCACTACCCTGCGCCGAAGCGCAACAAGCCCACCATCTATGGAGTTTCCCCCAACTATGACAAGTGGGAGATGGAGCGCACTGACATTACCATGAAACACAAGCTGGGAGGGGGCCAGTATGGGGAGGTGTATGAAGGTGTCTGGAAGAAGTACAATCTCACCGTGGCTGTCAAGACACTAAAG GAGGACACAatggaggtggaggagtttcTAAAGGAAGCTGCCGTTATGAAAGAGATCAAACACCCCAACCTGGTGCAACTGTTGG GTGTGTGCACACGAGAGCCACCGTTCTACATCATCACAGAGTTCATGACCCACGGTAACCTGCTGGACTACCTGAGGGAGTGCAACAGAGAGGAGGTCAACGCTGTGGTGCTGCTGTACATGGCCACACAGATCTCCTCTGCCATGGAGtaccttgagaaaaaaaatttcatACACAG GGACTTGGCAGCCCGGAACTGTTTGGTTGGGGAGAACCACCTGGTAAAGGTTGCAGACTTTGGCCTGAGTAGACTGATGACCGGAGACACGTACACGGCTCATGCTGGGGCCAAGTTCCCCATCAAGTGGACGGCCCCAGAGAGTCTGGCCTACAACAAGTTCTCTATAAAGTCTGACGTCTGGG CCTTTGGTGTGCTGCTGTGGGAGATTGCAACCTATGGGATGTCTCCTTACCCTGGCATTGACCTGTCCCAGGTGTATGAGCTACTGGAAAGAGACTACCGTATGGACCGACCAGAGGGCTGTCCGGAGAAAGTCTACGAGCTCATGACAGCct GTTGGAGGTGGAACCCCGCAGAACGCCCGTCTTTTGCTGAAACACACCAAGCGTTCGAGACCATGTTCCAGGAATCCAGCATCTCTGATG AGGTGGAGAAGGAGTTGGGGAAGAAGGGGAAGAAAGGAACattaccatccatccaacaaGCTCCAGAGCTGCCCACAAAGACCAGAACTCTCCGGAAACACATGGAAAACCGGGATGGGGACAGTCCAG ACCCAGTGGACCCagaagtggctgtgtcatcaccAATGCTTCCAAGGAAAGAGCGCCTGGATAACAACCTAAATGAGGACGACCGCTTGATACCCAAAGACAAGGACAAGTCACGGGGAAGTGGATTTCTCAGCCTcatcaagaaaaagaaaaagaacgcCCCGGCTCCTCCCCAACGCAGCTCCTCTTTCAGAGACCCAGACAGAAGAGTTGTAACTCCAGATCCTCGAGACAGTGACACTTTTAATAACGGTGCGTCTTTGTCCTGTAATGATACCACGCATGGCCCTGAATCCTCAAAGTTCTTGGGGATGAACAACAACGGGGCAGCAGGTATTAGCTGTGGGGCTCCAAACTACCCAGGACCTTTGTTCCCTCGAAAGAAAGGAGCTCCAGCAGTGCCGGGTCCAGGAGGCAAGGCAGCTACAACACCACCTAGTGAGGAAGAATCCTTTTCCGATTCAAAGcgtttcctctggtcctctATGTCCAATGGCAGAGATGGCACTGAGTGGAAATCTGTCACGCTGCCGAGAGATATGGGCCAACGGCATTTTGATTCAAGCACCTTAGGGGGCAAGCCTGCTTTGCCACGAAAGAAGACCAATGAGCAGAAAGGGGAGAATACCTTTCGAATGGGAACCCTGACCCCCCCGCCACGTCTAAACACATCCCCAGATATTTCCTCTGCCTTCCTGGGTAAAGATACAGACCCCACGTTTAGCTCGAGTCCACAAGTGCTGACCACTAAGGTGGCCAAAGGAGCAGGTGTGCTAGGGCAGGAAAACTTCAGGACCAATGCTCTACATGCTGAGCTTCTTAAGTTCCCTGCTTTGGGGGCAGCTGGAGAAGAGTGCAGGGCCCGCAGAAACAAGCACACTGTAGACCCCTTACCCGCCAGGGACAGAGTAAAGTTACAGAAACCCAAGCCAGCCCCGCCTCCGCCCCCCACCAATACCAGAGGCAGCAAGATCTCCCGTAGCCCCACTCAAGAACTCCCGTCCCCTTCGTCTTCTCCCTCCTCTTCCCCCTCAGACATTAAATCCAAGTACCTTCCTTCCATCCCAGACCCACACCACACAGGCCCTCTCAGTGACCGTTCACCCATCAGCGAGAGCTCCAAAAAGCTGCCCCTAGGTTCCACCTCTAAACCTCAACCGTTAAAAACCTCTTCAACTTTGGTGAACACCTCCCCCACCACCCTGAGCCTCGGAGGCTTGTCTTCCTCTCTCAGCTCCCCCGGCGATCAAAGCTCCACTGCGTTCACCCCTCTAGTGAACACCCGACGATCTCTTCGCAAGACTGCACCCCGACAGGCCTCCGAGCGCACCCCAAACTCAGCCGTGACCCGCGAGATGGTGCTGGAGGGAACCGAGCGGCTCCGGGCGGCCATCTCCCGCAATTCGGAGCAGACGGGTAGCCACAGCGCCGTGCTGGAGGCCGGCAAGAATCTGTCAAAGTACTGCATGAGCTATGTTGACTCCATCCAGCAAATGAGGAACAAGTTTGCCTTTCGAGAGGCCATCAACAAGCTAGACAAGAACTTGTGTGACCTGCAAATCTGCCCTGCTGCCACAGGGGGCTCCAACATGCAGCAGGACTTCAGCAAGCTGCTGTCCTCTGTCAAAGAGATCAGCGACATTGTTCAGAGGTAG